A stretch of DNA from Aspergillus flavus chromosome 3, complete sequence:
gattCTGTGTTAATTATTGAGcctttcatctcttccatttTGTTAGGGGCAGTCATGTCGATGTAAACGGGTTAAGCGGGAAGGATATCACGTTCGGCGTTCTTGGTGTTTTTCAAAATACATAGTTTGCGGGTTGCCTTACAGTGGCTGGAAGCACTTATCATGGGATGATCATTTGTTTATTCCCCTATATCTGTTCGGgtctctatatttattcGGGTTGtgtttattttgatttttgaagCTTAGCAgccttttgtttcttgggGTCAGGAAGGAAGCAGACCTACGGGCAACTTACAGGGGGGCGTTTGTCTATGGTTCTCATTGTCTTTGGCATTCTGCATATATAGTACATAACCTGCATTTCCAGGTTGTACAGCTTCAGTCAGAAGTAATTGAACAGTGGGCAACCCTGAGGATCGCATGAACTAAAATTCGATAAGCCTGTTGTTTTAAGATGTGGAAAGTACCTGGATTAATTCTAAAGCTTGGTCTAATTTGACAAATGTATTTGTTTTGTGCCTGAGATAAACATGGTACTGGATGTGGTAGTGGTGCCTGTTCACGTACCTGTTGTAACCTCGTGACTCGGGAATagggaaaagaaaccccTGTGACGTAGGGTCGGTATGTGACCTATGATGCTAACCTTTCCGTACAGATCGCAAAACCCCACTCCGATGACAAGCCCCGCCGACTGCCTCTATTTATCTCAATGGACCACggagcttttctttgtccatcACATCAACAAGTATCATCTTTTTGCGTTAGAACATTCCTACATTGATCCTAGAAATTACCCTTGAGGGCCCTGGATCTGTTTTGAATAACTTAGCCCCCTCGTTATCTTGCGTCTTTGCTGGGCAACGTTTATCCGCATGAGCTACGACTCGGGGTATTTGGATTGATTTtctatactactagtatcttCCCTCGCCCTAAAATACACCCTggatctatagatataaagGCAACCATGGATGCCCAGGTAGACAGACTAGTCGATAAGATCTGGGGTAAGTCGCTCGGCATGACACATATTGCACAGCAAGAAGGTCTAGCCTTGAGCTTTTGAAGACGGAAAAATTCTTATACCGATGGATTACTGATGGCCCTTCTTAAGATAAAACCGAATCTACGCCAGACGATTCCCGGTTGATGATAGCAGTGAGTGGCATACCGGGCTCCGGAAAGACAGCACTTGCCAGCTTGATGGCAAATCGCATCAACCAACTTTACACGGCACAGCATCCCAATTCACCGCCTATCGCGACTGCTATCCCTATGGATGGATATCACCTTACGCGGGCGCAGCTCGCTCAAATGCCCGACCCGGTGTATGCTGCTGCGCGACGGGGTGCAGCTTTCACTTTTGACGGGGAGAAGTTCTTGAGATTAGTCCAGGCTCTGCGGGAGCAGTTGACGCCGGAGACACAAAGCTTGTACGCGCCAAGCTTTGATCATGCAGTTAAAGATCctgtcgatgatgatattGCCATCCCCGCCACGTGCAGGGTTATTTTCTTCGAGGGGAATTACCTAAGTTTGAATAAAGAACCGTGGAATAAGGCGGCACAACTGATGGATGAACTTTGGTTTGTGGATGTCGAATTCGAAACAGCTCGAAAGAGGTTGGTTCGGAGGCACGTCAAGGCGGGTATCGCGAAGGATGAAGCCGAGGCAGATAAGAGAGCAACTGAAAATGACCTTGTGAATGGTCGGGAAATCGTGGACTATAGGTTGCCCGTTCAAGAGATAATCACAAGTCGTTATGACCCTAACTGGGACCGGTGACTGATAGGTCTTGGTAGATTCCGGTGCGGGTATGAGGAATAGATGGTTGATCGAAGCATGACACATCTTAGAGCGttcccttttgtttttgtttccttaAAGAAAACCTCATTGAATGGGGATAGAGAACATCACACATAGTGGGTATACTATAATTAGACTTACATATAGAGAGTCTGGCCACTTATTAGTTTAGCTTATTGCTAGCTGTTGGATAAATTTAGGATAATAAAAGGACTGAGACAATGTTACTTCATTCACTTGGCATTGATAACCCATCAATTTGATTTAAAGGTGCAGAATGTATTCCCCACAGGCTGTCTTTTAGGGGTTGTAATTGGGCATATATTTACACAACCATTTTCCTGCTATTTTACTTGCAGCACTGGATTTTCACCGGATTTCTTAGTACGACTACTGCTTGGTAAGGAACCTAATCTAATGTTCCAAACCTGGacttttaattaatacaCAGGGAAGGAGTTTTGAGATTACATGCGTTACAAACGGATGGCAAGACTGCCGGGAAGCTCCACCAATCGAGTCCCGATACTTAACCACAAAAGCAATAAGGGGACCCACTTAAAAATAGATAGTTCCGTACAGTAAAATTTGCAAGGGAACGATTGGAAATGAGAACCCCAGACATGATCTCAGGGCCAGGAAAGGATCGGCAGGGTCGATACCTGATTGGGTGAGACAGGTCccctcttcaccttctcttcttccattaAATTTCCATTCCGCTGCTCGAACTCAAGATCATCTATCATTCTTTTCATCATTTGCTTGTCACTCTTTATCGCAAGCTGTCACTCCTTTCTCACCCCCAGTCCGTTCTCTAGCATCAAACTTGTTTTAGTCAGTCTTTTTTGTACAGCACCCCGAACTTGACAGTTCAGTTCACCGCCCGTACCCCTAATCATCCACTTTGTTCCGCCATAATGTTGTTCGCCAAGTCTGctcttttcttgtcctttttGGCCCTCGGAAATATTGCCGCCGCTGCAGGCCCTAAGGCTTGCCTTCTCGAGGCTCTCGGGTATGCTCATACTAGAAACTGAAAAAGTTGATATTAAGGAAAGCTTGGTTTCTGACAACTCGATTAGCACTGAGCCAAGCCCCGGTGATCTCAAAGCCGTCTGTGTTGATAAAGTGCAGACCAAAATCGAGAGCCTGTGCAGCGATGATGACAAGCAAGACGCTCTGAAGCAGTTCGCTGACACCTGCACCGCTGCTGGACACAAAGTCGGTATGTACATGGTAGACTGCTGATAACTACCGAGGACGTGATTTATAATGAGCTAACATCATTTTTCCCAGTCGTCAACACCTCGACCTCTTCAAGCGCCTCTTCCACCGGTACTTCCACTGCCGGTTCCAAGTCAAGCAGCTCCGGCTTTGTCACTGCTACCGCTACCAGCACTTCCAGCTCCGGCTCTAGTACCTCCGGCTCTGATTCTGTTACTAACCCCAGCTcgacctcttcttccggagTACCTCTTCATACCGCCAATGCCGGCTCGTCTGATAGGCATATTCCCGCTGCTGCCTTTGCTGCAGTTGTCTTCGTCGGCTTCGCTGCTACGCTGTAAGGGTGATCAACCTTCGAATCTTCTACTCAGCTGCGCAGTGAGTATCGGGTATCTGGGTGGAATGACTTAATTCCATTCTTGTTCTATTCTTTGTATCAACCGTATATTGAGACCAATCTTCGTCATGTAAGGGTGTGTTGCAATAAGTAGAAGGAGGCCGTATGCTCCTACTTGGTAGATAGTTAGGAAATCTACCTTCTTGTAACTATTGTGATTCTTGATCCAAGCCTAGATTTCTGAGTGCCCTAAGCTTATTGATAGGCAATAGATCTAATGTCAGTTACAAAAGTTTGGAAGAAGTATAGAGCACCACATATCCGTATATCCGTACCCTAGCGAGATCGGAGGTTCGTCATTCGCGTGGCGTGACGAAAGCATCACGATCACGTGAGTTGGCGGGTTCTTCGGGGTTCGATGCTTAAGTAAGGGAGACCCATTTACTTGGTCCGAACACGAAAATTCGCGTTGATATCCACCGTCAACGCGTTGTTGGTCCCGGCAGCATCAAATATCTGCTGGACTCTCTGCCCCTCCaacttcttttctccttctcatcccctCTTCACTTCAGTCCTCAGGGCTTTCCTTCTTATCTTAAACCgattttgcttttgtttttctcaTTCCAGAGCCTTAATACTTCATCCGTTCagtaatactattatacCCTGTTTCTTATCGTCTACTTTACGTATCCCCCGAGCTCTCCCCTCTACACGTCAAAATGTTTGTCTACAAGAGAGGTACGCGTTGATGCCCTTGGGTTCTATCTTTCTAGATTCAGATCAGTCTGTATCATGTTGTGAAATGGGGCTTTTGTCGTGTTTCATCCGAAACCTTGCCACCAACTGCAACATCTGCTAACAAACCGTGATTATTAGATGGACGCAAAGAACGCGTGCAGTTTGACAAGATTACTGCTCGTGTATCGAGGCTATGCTATGGTCTTGACCCCGAGCATGTTGACGCTGCTGCTATCACCCAGAAGGTCATCTCTGGTGTCTACCAGGGTGTCACCACTGTTGAACTTGACAACTTGGTATGGCTCCGCCGCCCCGCAGATAAACCGATACGATATACTGATAGGCTTATGTAGGCTGCTGAGACTGCGGCATACATGACTACCACACATCCAGACTACGCCATTCTTGCTGCTCGTATAGCTGTTTCGAACCTTCACAAGCAAACAAAGAAGCAATTCTCCCTGGTTATTTCAGACCTATACCATTACATCAACCCAAAGAATAAGAAACCTGCcccaatgatatcaaaggaAACGTACGAGATAGTCATGAAACATGCCGACGAACTCAACTCCGCTATTGTGTACGACCGCGATTTCAACTACAACTTTTTCGGCTTCAAGACTCTTGAGCGGTCATACTTGCTTCGGATTGATGGAAAGGTTGCTGAACGTCCTCAGCACCTTTTGATGCGTGTCTCTGTTGGTATTCATGGTAATGACATTGAGAAGGCTATCGAGACCTATCACTTGATGTCTCAGAAGTATTTCACCCATGCCTCGCCGACTTTGTTCAATGCTGGTACCCCTCAGCCTCAGCTTGCTTCATGCTTTCTTGTCGATATGAAGGAGGATAGCATCGAAGGTATTTATGACACGCTCAAGACATGTGCATTGATCTCGAAGACCGCTGGTGGAATCGGTCTCAATGTGCACCGCATCCGTGCTACCGGCTCCTACATTGGTGGTACCAACGGTTCCTCCAATGGTATTGTTCCCATGCTCCGGGTGTTCAACAACACTGCCAGATATGTAGACCAGGGAGGAAACAAGCGTCCAGGTGCTTTTGCCATTTACT
This window harbors:
- a CDS encoding putative panthothenate kinase (unnamed protein product); the protein is MDAQVDRLVDKIWDKTESTPDDSRLMIAVSGIPGSGKTALASLMANRINQLYTAQHPNSPPIATAIPMDGYHLTRAQLAQMPDPVYAAARRGAAFTFDGEKFLRLVQALREQLTPETQSLYAPSFDHAVKDPVDDDIAIPATCRVIFFEGNYLSLNKEPWNKAAQLMDELWFVDVEFETARKRLVRRHVKAGIAKDEAEADKRATENDLVNGREIVDYRLPVQEIITSRYDPNWDR
- a CDS encoding putative GPI anchored cell wall protein (unnamed protein product) is translated as MLFAKSALFLSFLALGNIAAAAGPKACLLEALGTEPSPGDLKAVCVDKVQTKIESLCSDDDKQDALKQFADTCTAAGHKVVVNTSTSSSASSTGTSTAGSKSSSSGFVTATATSTSSSGSSTSGSDSVTNPSSTSSSGVPLHTANAGSSDRHIPAAAFAAVVFVGFAATL